The following coding sequences are from one Lysinibacillus sp. FSL W8-0992 window:
- a CDS encoding FixH family protein → MKKWLFTLIAVPALLVGCGEKEKPATSTTLEEPQMLEVEILTPKEVEVNTPIELGAHVIQGEKNIDDAIVEFEVWESGKRDEGQMLEGKLEKDGVYKAQTTFDHDGVYFMFAHTTANGIHNMPKQQITAGTPDMTQVIEEDEKANMNMSDHGKDSSEDTEH, encoded by the coding sequence ATGAAGAAGTGGTTATTTACATTGATAGCTGTACCCGCATTATTAGTAGGTTGTGGGGAAAAGGAAAAACCTGCAACATCTACTACATTGGAAGAGCCTCAAATGTTAGAAGTGGAAATTTTAACGCCAAAAGAAGTTGAGGTAAATACGCCTATCGAACTTGGTGCACATGTTATTCAAGGTGAAAAAAATATCGATGATGCAATAGTTGAATTTGAAGTGTGGGAATCAGGTAAACGCGATGAGGGACAAATGCTTGAAGGTAAATTAGAAAAAGATGGCGTCTATAAAGCACAAACTACATTTGATCATGACGGTGTATACTTTATGTTTGCCCATACTACAGCAAATGGTATTCATAATATGCCGAAGCAGCAAATTACGGCTGGAACACCTGATATGACACAAGTAATCGAAGAAGATGAAAAAGCTAATATGAACATGTCGGACCATGGTAAAGATTCATCAGAGGATACAGAGCATTAA